A single Candidatus Angelobacter sp. DNA region contains:
- a CDS encoding response regulator, which yields MKPKPITLLLADDDPDDRLLAKQALEKSRVANDLRCVEDGEELLDYLRRRGRYTDPRESPRPGLILLDLNMPRKDGREALREIKNDPKLREIPVVVLTTSKAEEDIARTYNLGVNSYITKPVKFAALVDVMKALGKYWFEIVELPGTQGNQRHG from the coding sequence ATGAAACCCAAACCCATCACGCTCCTTCTCGCTGACGACGATCCCGACGACCGGCTGCTGGCGAAGCAGGCGCTTGAAAAGAGCCGGGTCGCAAACGATCTCCGGTGTGTGGAAGACGGCGAGGAACTGCTCGACTATCTGCGCCGGCGCGGCAGGTACACCGACCCGCGGGAATCACCGCGGCCCGGGCTGATCCTGCTGGATTTGAACATGCCCCGGAAGGATGGCCGCGAGGCGTTGCGGGAAATCAAGAACGATCCAAAGTTGCGCGAAATTCCCGTGGTCGTGCTGACCACCTCCAAGGCGGAGGAGGACATCGCCCGGACCTACAATCTGGGCGTAAACTCCTACATCACCAAGCCGGTGAAATTCGCCGCATTGGTTGATGTCATGAAGGCGCTTGGCAAATACTGGTTTGAAATCGTCGAACTGCCGGGCACTCAGGGCAACCAACGCCATGGATGA